In the Kitasatospora terrestris genome, one interval contains:
- a CDS encoding glutathione S-transferase C-terminal domain-containing protein has translation MSASFPSALPSLRGRIGHDARSGYYPVPHRYRLHLALSCPSSLRIAVVHSLLGLDDTLPITVLPALPDAGADGYTALRPLYEASSHRYTGPAQAPVLSDGWSGRIVSTDAVEILTDLARRFPGPDELRPRGAAGAIEAVRQLCERGIDAPAQLAGRVDADPAERAEALGALLDGLDAVERRLAAHDHVLGDDLTLADVQLWTTLVQLDTVHRWHLDADAVDRIADHPHLWSYAGRLAGHPAFGRHLDLDGIARRHHAHCRGEEAAGAAIQIVDWEQHARPRLRTAG, from the coding sequence ATGTCCGCCTCGTTCCCCTCCGCCCTGCCCTCCCTCCGCGGCCGGATCGGCCACGACGCCCGCAGCGGCTACTACCCGGTGCCGCACCGCTACCGCCTCCACCTGGCGCTCTCCTGTCCGAGTTCCCTGCGGATCGCCGTGGTCCACAGCCTGCTCGGGCTCGACGACACCCTCCCGATCACCGTCCTCCCCGCCCTGCCGGACGCCGGAGCCGACGGCTACACCGCGCTGCGTCCGCTGTACGAGGCCAGTTCGCACCGGTACACCGGGCCGGCCCAGGCGCCCGTGCTCAGCGACGGCTGGAGCGGGCGCATCGTCAGCACCGACGCCGTCGAGATCCTCACCGACCTGGCCCGCCGCTTCCCCGGACCGGACGAGCTCCGCCCGCGCGGCGCCGCCGGGGCGATCGAGGCGGTCCGGCAGCTGTGCGAGCGCGGCATCGACGCCCCGGCCCAGCTGGCCGGCCGGGTCGACGCCGACCCGGCCGAGCGCGCCGAGGCGCTGGGCGCCCTCCTCGACGGCCTGGACGCCGTCGAGCGCCGGCTCGCCGCCCACGACCACGTGCTCGGCGACGACCTCACCCTCGCCGACGTCCAGCTCTGGACCACCCTGGTCCAGCTGGACACCGTGCACCGCTGGCACCTCGACGCCGACGCCGTCGACCGGATCGCCGACCACCCGCACCTCTGGTCCTACGCCGGGCGGCTGGCCGGCCACCCCGCCTTCGGCCGCCACCTCGACCTGGACGGGATCGCCCGCCGCCACCACGCCCACTGCCGCGGCGAGGAGGCCGCCGGCGCCGCCATCCAGATCGTCGACTGGGAGCAGCACGCCCGGCCGCGGCTCCGGACGGCCGGCTGA
- a CDS encoding TOPRIM nucleotidyl transferase/hydrolase domain-containing protein, whose protein sequence is MADMQRFREAATGWVMRGAAPPDTAGVRTAVLVEGLSDLAAVEALAAGRGRDLAAEGVCVLPMGGATNIARYAELLGPPGLGLRLAGLSDEGEQGFYVRGLERAGAPSDGFFVCAADLEDELVRALGVPAVEEILAAGGDLPAWRTFVRQPAQQGRPAQRQLRRFLGTRKGRKIRYGRLLAEALTAERTPAPLRDLLAHL, encoded by the coding sequence ATGGCGGACATGCAGCGGTTCCGGGAGGCGGCCACCGGCTGGGTGATGCGCGGAGCGGCCCCGCCGGACACGGCCGGTGTCCGGACGGCGGTCCTGGTGGAAGGGCTGAGCGACCTGGCGGCCGTCGAGGCGCTGGCCGCCGGCCGCGGCCGGGACCTGGCCGCCGAAGGGGTGTGCGTCCTGCCCATGGGCGGCGCCACCAACATCGCCCGCTACGCCGAGCTGCTCGGGCCGCCGGGGCTGGGCCTGCGCCTCGCCGGGCTGTCCGACGAGGGCGAGCAGGGCTTCTACGTGCGCGGCCTGGAGCGGGCCGGTGCGCCGAGCGACGGCTTCTTCGTCTGCGCGGCGGACCTGGAGGACGAGCTGGTCCGCGCGCTGGGCGTCCCCGCGGTCGAGGAGATCCTGGCGGCCGGGGGCGACCTGCCGGCCTGGCGGACCTTCGTGCGCCAGCCCGCCCAGCAGGGCCGGCCCGCGCAGCGGCAGCTGCGGCGCTTCCTCGGCACCAGGAAGGGCCGCAAGATCCGCTACGGCCGGCTGCTGGCCGAGGCGCTCACCGCCGAGCGGACCCCCGCCCCGCTCCGGGACCTGCTCGCGCACCTGTGA